The sequence ATACGAGGATAGTTCATTTCGACATCAAGCCTCAAAATATTCTCTTGGACGAAGAATTCTGTCCCAAGATCTCAGATTTCGGGTTAGCAAAACTTTGCAAGAAGAAGCAGAGTGTTTTGTCCTTAGCTGGGACAAGAGGGACTGTAGGATACATTGCTCCAGAAGTATTCTCCAGAAATTTCGGAGGAGTTTCTCACAAATCCGATGTCTACAGCTACGGCATGATGGTTCTCCAAATGGTAGGAGCAAGAAATGTCACTGACATGGGATCAATGCAATCCAGCGAAAACTATTTTCCGGACAAAATTTACGAGCAAGTAATAATTCAAGAAAATCTGAACTTGGATGACATTGCTAGCGAGGAGGAAGTGGAAGCGGCTAGGAAAATGTTCTTGGTGGGATTTTGGTGCATTCAGACCATTCCCTCGGACAGGCCATCGATGTCTAAGGTAGTGGACATGTTAGAAGGGAGTCTTCAATCTATACAAATTCCACCAAAGCCATACCTATTTAATCCTCCCAATTTGGGGCAAGGATTTTCCTCCTCAGCCTCTGGAAACGTAGAGATAGAAATTTCTATCGACGATTAGCTTCTATCTAACAAGTTTTGCTCGTTAATGCCCGAAAAAGAAACCAGTTATTGCAAGAACTTAAaaattttcatgcataaatttGAGAGAAATTATGTTTTCTTCCTATAACTTCACAAATCCCTTTTTTTCTTATGGACTCAATGATTCAGATTAATGGGCTTGGGTTTTTACTATTATTTTCTCTGTTTTGGGTCCAACAAACTTATATATGGACGATGTAATTTACTTTCTAAAACTAAGTTTTATGAAATAGTAGTCCTTGCTAATTGCAATTTAGGtcgtgtttgggagagcttcctaaaagcacttttcagctttttgttaataaaatttcaaatttttgttaacgaaaaaGCTGAGAAACGCTTTTAAAAGCTctaccaaacactaccttagtatTAGCTAGTTACTTCATTCTGATGCAAAAATCAATCATTTATGAATTATATGGTgacaaatatgattttgtactTCTCCTGTTAAGGATCGGACACTCATATCCCGGACCATACAAGTCTGCATCTCACATTAAATGCATCAAAAACAAAGCAAGCTACTCTGGATAGAAATAAATGAATTCCTGGAAAAAAAATTCCTTATGATGAATAATATATTCAACTTTAACATTGTTATTttacataaaataataaaagtttTGACTTTTGGAAATTAAACCAAATGTTCTTCTTAAGTCATTTTCCCAAATCTGACATTTTCTTATAGACAAGTAAAAAATAATACGAAGTCAATATACTAATACTAGTGGTCTAGTGGATGAGGTTGCATTCGGACGAATGAATTTGAAGcgatgatttgattttggaaGAGATTTAAAGAGTGATTAAAAATGACATCCATCTTGAGTGAAAATGAATAATATATTGTCATTTgctaaaacataaaaatcacCACACAAGCATTTGAAAACGATATAACTTCTCAAGTCTTTTCTTATTATAATGGAAACTAGCTTCTTGCTGTACACTTAACGTACAGTTTGACATATGGTcgttttattttatcatttgaaATTTTCTCATGGCTAAATAGATGGCTGATGTAATAAAACTTTGTTTTACATTCTATGATAATACAAGAAATTAATATTGTATTATATAGATTGAACTTTTTTTATGATTCTtgataatttataaaattatttcaacCAAATCGTCGGGCCCTTCAAGAATTTTTcctaaagagaaaaaaaaacgaTGTTCTGATAAATAATTCAAGTTACGTGTATTTGATGTGACtcttaatttttatgatttgattTGTTCATCCTCTTCGAAATTCATGGTTATCTTTGTAAACTCTAATCTTTATGCCATCATTATATTTACATGCACAGTTATTTGGTTACATGAGTTATCCTTAATTCTCTTTGCCTGAAAATGTATCCTATTACAAATTGTTGTGTCCTCAAGATCCTTCCCATAATCATGATTCTGTTGATAATCTCTTGTTCTTACTGTCACCAATATGAAAATTGCGGCCAGTCATTCATCAAGAACATAAGCTATCCGTTCCGGGGAGCGAATGGTTCGAGAACTTATAGAATCCTGGAAATCAACTTCAGGGTTGCGAGACAGGTCTTATGGAACAGCACTTTCCTGACACTGCTCCACAACAAAAGCCTAAATTTAAAACTTCTCATATTTCCTTCCATTTTTAGTAATAATGGTACAGATCATGGAACAGGAACTAGAAATCTGGTCATGACAGGAGATAGGATATCCGGGCAGGGTATTGATGTCACAAGCAACAGCAGCTTCCCTGTTCCGGTTGACAGAAACATGACTCCGGCCTTGGCGAGCACCACTTCTACCACGAAAAATGTTTCGCATGATGCCCTTACTATAGGGACTTCGATGCCATGGTTGGCTAACAACACTAGCTGCAAGAAACGCACGTTATCTGATTGGAAGTGTGACGATGATCCATACGCAGCATCAGTTAAATGCTACATGCAAAAACGAAGATTGTTAGCGGAGAGGGGTGGTGCTCCCTTGAGCAGTCCAAGTAATACAGAGGGTCAAAGATGGATCATGGAGAGGAGTGGTCTCCCCCTTCCCAGCCAAAGTTACAAGTTGGGCCCTTTCCGGCTCGTGGATAGGGGCGGTGGTGCGTCCTTTCCCAGTTCACGATACACTCGGGGCCAAAGATGGCTAGTGGAGTCTGGTGTGCCCTCCAACAGCCCACTTCTTCAGCTGGAGTCCAGGGAGGATGAGCCCTTGCCCAGCCCAACTTACTCTCAGCACCTGGAGGAGTTGAGGGTTGGTGAGCCCTTGCTCAGCCCATTATATACACAGAGCCGAAGATGGCTTGCAGAAAGCGGTATGGTGCCATCTCTCAGCCCAAGTAGTCAGGCGGGGCCAATAGGCAATCCGCCTCCTCCCAGCCCGTTTCCAAGAAGACTTGGGCCATCTCCCAGCCCCCTTCTTCCTAGAGGTATTTTATATTTCATCTAATACTCTTTGTGTTCTGTTTTTAACAGCTACCCCTATGTATCATATTGACACTGGAAACGATACAGGCAACTTATTTTTCCAATCGAATTTCTGTGAGTATCGAATTCTACAGTTTCTTGTCATGTCAGTGGACTTAAAATATAGCATGGCTTGGTTCTTGACAAGGTTTCGCTCCTGGTCCCGGTCCCCGTCCTAGTCCCGGTCCTGGTCCTGGTCCTGCCCTTGCACCTCATATTCAAACTGTAGATGGTAAGTATCAACATAACAACTGCAAGTTACCATCTTTTTTATGGAGCTCTTCATTATGGAAGACATTATCATGTTTGTTTCCTTCACTATCTTCCAGGATCGAGAAAAGGGATTTCTCTTTGGGAGAAGATTGCTATAGGTAAATAGTCTAGATATAAGTGGATTACTTCATGGTTGTTATTAATCCTTTTGCTGGTTTGTTTACTTTAAATGTTGCCTCTGTACACAGGAATATCGTCGACAGTGGGTTTCGCTGTTATAATCTTAGTATCATTTATCATGATTCGCAAATACGGAATTTTACTTAATGGAGCTGTTGTAACAATACGATCCCATATCATGATTCTTCTCCA comes from Henckelia pumila isolate YLH828 chromosome 4, ASM3356847v2, whole genome shotgun sequence and encodes:
- the LOC140860800 gene encoding uncharacterized protein: MILLIISCSYCHQYENCGQSFIKNISYPFRGANGSRTYRILEINFRVARQVLWNSTFLTLLHNKSLNLKLLIFPSIFSNNGTDHGTGTRNLVMTGDRISGQGIDVTSNSSFPVPVDRNMTPALASTTSTTKNVSHDALTIGTSMPWLANNTSCKKRTLSDWKCDDDPYAASVKCYMQKRRLLAERGGAPLSSPSNTEGQRWIMERSGLPLPSQSYKLGPFRLVDRGGGASFPSSRYTRGQRWLVESGVPSNSPLLQLESREDEPLPSPTYSQHLEELRVGEPLLSPLYTQSRRWLAESGMVPSLSPSSQAGPIGNPPPPSPFPRRLGPSPSPLLPRGFAPGPGPRPSPGPGPGPALAPHIQTVDGSRKGISLWEKIAIGISSTVGFAVIILVSFIMIRKYGILLNGAVVTIRSHIMILLQKLRRKTGPEKTNPKVESFLAKNESLDPKRYKYSEIKKITNSFSEKLGTGGYGKVYKGILPSGHLVAVKILKETGSTGEDFINEVASISKTSHVNVVKLLGFCYEGNKRALVYEFMPNKSLDKFICNSGSRATGDQLGWETMYDIAVGVAQGLEYLHSGCNTRIIHFDIKPKNILLDENFWPKIADFGLAQLCKMQQSIISMAGMRGTVGYMAPEVFSRNYGGVSHKSDVYSYGMMVLEMFGARNNVGRGPIQSSESYFPDQIYEREILRPSRNLDATLRDEKEKTKRKMLLVGFWCIQTTPSARPSMSKVVDMLKGSLQSIQIPPKPILFSPVESNTNTSTQEFETLN